The following are encoded together in the Brassica napus cultivar Da-Ae chromosome A9, Da-Ae, whole genome shotgun sequence genome:
- the LOC106417262 gene encoding uncharacterized protein LOC106417262, with translation METMKELVALQKPIMLDEGNFGHWKARMRHIIRGIDEDAWTAVEQGWTAPTMVMDDKSMGPLPKERWTDSDKAASKFNSKALTTIFSAVDLDQFKIIQGCESAKEAWDTLINHFEGNTSVRRTRIDHLASKFENLRMEDDESIGSFISKISSIANEASVLGKKYNEKKLVKKVLRCLPPRFEAYKAVLKIAINTDEMKFDQLAGILKVHDLERAEGLPKEQKGIAFTADNKEIDRVKRIEDNMSLMAKNFNKMLKRVEKGQNRSSNRFQSRDSDRSNVRNDSGRGNRKKELQCHECEGYGHYRNECPLTKRKELKCIECKGYGHTRSECPNNLKKDKSLICFSDTESEEGSDNEELLMNFVALVGQDDACETISMTDSESEIEPEGDNSDLKSEYRLLFDKFTELSLENLQLIKDRAMLKAQVNILELEQPAKDDEVTPVNTENREKEKRDSLEKTISDQAHSLKSLETRYDQTKLLLNEELEKSRLLQYELSENYKKVRMLNTGSDKLDHILRVGQSPATCRGLGYQGYCSQSKDLTQGVTFVKGSQQTSSSIPQTVGSVNPTATKSFNVPSTKRKNGCMFCCKAGHKASNCYFMRNQLQRAWRTSRCFMEPSKVGHVWIAKTDLYPKYGNRVSPLRINADETTGSGPELTPISDQREGKAIMCNLAFIRDWEPSDEVAVSHHKDEMSLPQNCDPLLEDMSNKMIVGNVAYTSTDSAKQTDLPWYFDSGCSRHMTGTLECLENVEEIQGGKVTFGDGGQGKILGVGLTDRADLPRLINVFYVEGLKANLISVSQLCDEGLQVIFDRKECRAVNDRGDLVLCGYRSGNNCYMWKPSSQCLTAKESQTELWHKKLGANSFTFDYPLLYQEMIK, from the coding sequence ATGGAAACTATGAAGGAACTCGTTGCACTACAAAAACCAATCATGTTGGATGAGGGGAACTTCGGGCATTGGAAAGCGAGAATGAGACATATCATTCGAGGGATAGATGAAGACGCATGGACTGCTGTTGAACAAGGGTGGACTGCTCCCACCATGGTGATGGATGACAAGTCCATGGGACCCTTACCCAAGGAAAGGTGGACTGACTCTGATAAGGCTGCATCAAAGTTCAACTCTAAGGCTCTCACAACGATCTTCTCAGCTGTTGATCTTGATCAATTCAAAATCATTCAGGgttgtgaatcagccaaggaagCGTGGGACACACTCATCAATCACTTTGAGGGAAACACGAGTGTAAGACGCACTAGAATTGACCATCTTGCTTCTAAGTTCGAGAATCTACGTATGGAGGATGATGAATCAATTGGGAGCTTCATCTCAAAGATCAGTTCCATAGCCAACGAAGCCTCTGTTCTTGGAAAGAAATATAACGAAAAGAAACTTGTGAAAAAAGTGTTGAGATGTCTCCCTCCTCGATTTGAGGCATACAAAGCTGTCTTGAAGATTGCAATCAACACTGATGAGATGAAGTTTGATCAACTGGCCGGGATTCTCAAAGTTCATGACCTGGAACGAGCAGAAGGACTTCCCAAAGAGCAAAAAGGAATCGCTTTTACTGCAGACAATAAGGAGATTGATCGTGTCAAACGAATTGAGGACAACATGAGTCTTATGGCTAAGAACTTCAACAAAATGCTTAAACGGGTTGAGAAGGGACAGAACAGGTCTAGCAACCGATTTCAGAGCAGAGACAGTGATCGCTCGAACGTACGAAATGACTCAGGAAGAGGAAACCGTAAAAAGGAACTACAATGTCATGAATGTGAAGGCTACGGTCACTATCGTAATGAATGTCCTTTGACCAAAAGAAAGGAACTGAAATGCATCGAATGCAAGGGGTATGGACACACAAGGAGCGAGTGTCCTAACAACCTCAAAAAGGACAAATCACTCATCTGTTTCAGCGACACAGAGTCTGAGGAGGGCAGTGACAATGAAGAACTACTTATGAACTTTGTAGCTCTGGTTGGCCAAGATGACGCATGTGAGACAATCTCTATGACAGATTCAGAATCTGAGATAGAACCAGAAGGAGATAACTCCGATCTCAAATCTGAGTACCGACTTCTGTTTGATAAATTCACTGAGCTGAGTCTTGAGAATCTTCAACTGATCAAGGATCGAGCAATGCTAAAGGCTCAGGTAAACATTCTTGAACTGGAACAACCGGCAAAAGATGATGAAGTCACTCCTGTGAATActgaaaacagagaaaaagagaaacgAGACTCTCTTGAGAAAACCATCTCAGATCAGGCACATAGCCTAAAAAGCCTGGAGACCAGATATGATCAAACCAAGCTGTTGCTGAATGAGGAGTTAGAAAAGAGTCGACTGCTGCAGTACGAGCTCAGTGAGAACTACAAGAAAGTGAGGATGCTTAACACTGGATCTGACAAACTTGATCACATTTTGAGGGTCGGACAATCACCAGCCACTTGCCGTGGACTTGGATATCAAGGCTATTGTTCACAGTCAAAGGATCTGACCCAAGGAGTAACGTTTGTGAAAGGCTCTCAACAGACTAGTTCAAGCATACCTCAGACAGTTGGTTCCGTCAACCCAACGGCCACAAAGAGCTTCAATGTACCTTCCACAAAACGAAAGAATGGATGTATGTTTTGCTGCAAAGCAGGTCATAAGGCATCTAACTGTTATTTCATGAGAAATCAACTTCAACGCGCTTGGAGGACCAGCAGATGTTTCATGGAACCTAGCAAAGTGGGACATGTGTGGATTGCTAAGACTGATCTGTATCCAAAATATGGAAACAGAGTCTCACCACTCAGGATCAACGCTGATGAAACGACTGGATCAGGACCTGAACTCACTCCTATCAGTGATCAGAGAGAAGGAAAAGCCATAATGTGCAATCTTGCTTTTATTCGAGACTGGGAACCATCTGATGAAGTGGCTGTGTCACACCACAAAGATGAAATGTCACTCCCTCAGAACTGCGATCCTCTACTTGAAGACATGAGTAATAAGATGATAGTGGGAAACGTGGCATACACATCAACTGACAGCGCTAAGCAGACTGATCTCCCATGGTATTTTGATAGTGGTTGCTCTAGACACATGACTGGAACCCTGGAATGTCTGGAGAATGTAGAAGAAATTCAAGGTGGAAAAGTAACCTTCGGAGATGGAGGTCAAGGAAAGATACTTGGTGTTGGTTTGACAGATAGAGCTGACCTCCCACGTCTCATAAATGTGTTTTATGTCGAAGGTCTGAAAGCCAATCTCATCAGTGTGAGCCAACTCTGTGACGAAGGACTCCAAGTTATCTTTGACAGAAAAGAGTGCCGAGCAGTAAACGACAGAGGGGATCTTGTATTGTGTGGATATCGTTCGGGCAACAACTGCTACATGTGGAAACCATCAAGTCAATGTCTAACTGCTAAAGAATCACAGACAGAACTCTGGCACAAGAAACTTGGAGCTAACAGCTTCACCTTTGACTACCCTCTGCTTTACCAAGAGATGATTAAGTAA
- the LOC106416668 gene encoding uncharacterized protein LOC106416668 — protein MRFLDLQGGGGSSIKRRAPPPPLFKSGCSVYRRPGVTAVVENSCGSGCTPSRFSGLLRWRPSMEVFSEILSNFPEASQRSQNVHSHGDKQSPRIMRSQSYVSLDLFLSSFFGVEEFILFSLCF, from the exons ATGCGATTTCTAGATCTGCAAGGCGGTGGAGGTTCATCTATAAAAAg ACgcgctcctcctcctcctctgttCAAGTCCGGTTGCTCTGTTTATAGGAGGCCAGGAGTGACCGCCGTGGTGGAGAACTCATGTGGGAGTGGATGTACTCCTTCTCGATTCTCAG GACTTTTGCGGTGGCGACCTTCGATGGAGGTCTTCTCAGAGATTTTATCTAACTTTCCTGAAGCTTCACAGAGATCTCAAAACGTCCACAGCCATGGCGATAAACAAAGTCCACGGATTATGCGGAGCCAATCATACGTTTCCTTAGATCTTTTCCTTTCCTCTTTTTTTG GTGTTGAGGAATTCATACTGTTTTCTTTGTGCTTCTGA
- the LOC125575302 gene encoding uncharacterized protein LOC125575302 — MGITILLLDELDSVIHGFIPANRANHYRSSLRTGSIVRLDRFDVARVGHTYKITEHQYVIRFIPSTRVVEVQTDAPVIKMDKFMVRRYEQLQVLANTSLELPDVVGEIKSVQGSDLKNQTARSRVVVRLLIEPNMTVFMSLWDEAASAFRGLLKAGDKSQSVMLVTTVNPKLFGGNLYLNSTQGTRFFFDTSISEIAEFVSSIGATPPQDYTCVDTLERVKKKELVSIGDLNTFISNSNEQTQEADFLCKAQIIGVIQENGWFFVSCTGCHKKLEKRGTSLDCSRCATSDVTGVVRFRVELAFDDGKDSTTFVVFDKEMNKLTKQEAAVLALDEVSNGGEEYLPSCLEELAGKEFVFQIRVTPFNFTPNHRTFTVATISEASETHSENSGVDTGLEASSSGPSVLGVKISEERASGNNPGNEGAQQRRKRGRE; from the exons ATGGGGATAACAATTCTACTCCTCGATGAATTA GACTCGGTGATTCATGGTTTCATTCCAGCTAATCGGGCCAACCATTACCGGTCCTCTTTGAGAACCGGTTCTATTGTCAGATTGGACCGTTTTGACGTGGCAAGGGTGGGTCACACGTATAAGATTACTGAGCATCAGTACGTCATCCGGTTCATTCCTTCAACGCGTGTTGTTGAGGTCCAAACGGATGCCCCTGTGATCAAGATGGACAAGTTTATGGTTAGGCGTTACGAACAGCTTCAAGTGCTTGCGAACACCAGTTTAGAGCTACCAG ATGTTGTTGGTGAGATAAAATCTGTGCAGGGGTCCGATCTCAAGAACCAAACAGCCAGAAGCAGGGTTGTTGTCCGCCTATTAATTGAACC gAACATGACCGTGTTCATGTCTTTATGGGATGAGGCTGCATCAGCTTTTAGAGGTCTCTTGAAAGCTGGGGATAAATCACAGTCCGTGATGTTGGTGACCACAGttaatcctaaactctttggAG GGAATCTGTATCTCAATTCCACACAAGGGACTAGGTTCTTCTTTGACACCAGTATCTCTGAAATAGCAGAGTTTGTTAGCAG CATTGGAGCTACACCACCTCAAGATTATACATGTGTCGACACGCTTGAAAGAGTCAAGAAAAAGGAGCTTGTGTCAATAGGGGATCTCAACACATTCATCTCGAACTCTAACGAACAG ACCCAAGAAGCTGATTTCCTCTGCAAAGCCCAGATTATTGGTGTCATTCAGGAAAATGGGTGGTTCTTTGTGTCCTGCACTGGTTGCCacaaaaaattggaaaaacgTGGGACGTCATTGGACTGCAGCAGATGTGCAACTTCTGACGTGACTGGTGTTGTTAG GTTCCGCGTTGAGCTTGCTTTTGATGACGGCAAAGATAGCACAACGTTTGTTGTCTTCGATAAGGAGATGAACAAGCTCACCAAACAGGAAGCTGCTGTGCTTGCCCTGGATGAG GTTTCAAACGGTGGAGAGGAGTATCTCCCAAGTTGTCTTGAAGAGCTAGCAGGGAAGGAGTTTGTGTTTCAGATCCGTGTAACACCTTTCAACTTCACTCCCAATCACCGTACCTTCACCGTTGCCACCATCTCTGAAGCTAGCGAG ACACACTCTGAGAACAGTGGAGTTGACACAGGATTGGAAGCTTCGTCTTCGGGCCCGTCTGTTTTGGGAGTCAAGATTAGTGAAGAACGTGCATCAGGCAATAATCCAGGGAATGAAGGCGCTCAGCAGAGACGCAAGCGTGGCCGTGAGTAA
- the LOC125578136 gene encoding meiosis-specific protein ASY2-like, with protein MSSPQRLTREQKGKEVALARGSSEDPEDIHREAMMDTRNMDLAQHLLVSEAREQFRGDDDGQEAVDVSIVPISYYPGNIFTEESPLEAWRVRPSVVDGQDWPNVEKTKSTIESVEAILRDLTAYRVSFIIPKENQRPWSPPRGYQCVYESYFQNDTKLWFPIPRIVTAYAFRRGVALSQLMNGSLRLMVVLSVIAAEAGTSLSVRSFEELTSVSISDDGLVSTRMRPNYNLVTGYPTKTSDWQRSYFYVKSNRSAFEDPPRSSCRVLWNAEMVGHPNLATYPEDWRESARTVALQRQDHWENFTREKIHRSIDRIANQDWISDSLPHINQSTTKRLSLFTRAEQKEINRAKSMKQLPDLSLIMAGKIGAKRGASGSKVGPSGSEVADVVPVAAEQALTGGSSPRKNSKKKKKDAGARKESNEEEQTDAGGSSKKGGKKRKAGDLPAEDAPKKKKTKKKDSTLPRPSSVCEEELQALVPETVPELVKGGPDQLPPVGDLLFKDEYQHAACSSVKSHGDWNVLVEKYDSALKRAREQVREGEEARKKTEEALRATVRDKADAITREKALRKAFDETRTADAAELQMCKESMKNLEFVLERLGKEKADLEKVRAAESLKHTEEMNRLRKSRRYEVTHERIRVMIAMIAKAEKCFHRISLREEQRDKYDEARCLQGQAFGTRRCLERIKDSGTEIPQEIIDTFAEQEEHYKRAATRLEVKEIPKGDLRLSPLVLESRFLIDEIWRQIDPFGSNVDLIDSEAAKALRTPRADRDPRSEDRMKEPAQTAGSSTQCANQDVDLAKQTSAGAVIPKDGAVPTIVLTDSSAKASKNLSSSTSSSEDLEKEDGVSAGRPEEVPADLPILTFGRVSGPREGDSAGSKDPPVVDG; from the exons ATGTCGTCGCCCCAAAGGTTAACTCGGGAGCAAAAGGGGAAAGAAGTAGCACTTGCTCGGGGTTCTTCCGAGGATCCGGAGGATATTCATCGCGAGGCGATGATGGATACTAGGAATATGGATCTGGCGCAACATCTTCTTGTCTCGGAGGCAAGGGAACAATTCCGGGGCGACGACGATGGTCAAGAGGCAGTCGACGTCTCGATCGTTCCGATCAGTTATTATCCGGGGAATATTTTCACCGAGGAGAGTCCATTGGAGGCCTGGCGGGTGCGGCCTTCCGTTGTCGATGGTCAGGACTGGCCGAACGTCGAGAAGACGAAGTCCACCATAGAGTCGGTAGAGGCTATTCTCCGAGATCTCACCGCGTACAGGGTTTCGTTCATAATCCCGAAGGAAAACCAGAGGCCTTGGTCCCCGCCGAGAGGTTATCAATGCGTCTATGAGTCGTACTTCCAGAACGACACAAAGCtgtggttcccgattcctcGAATCGTCACGGCTTACGCATTCCGCAGGGGAGTTGCTCTGAGTCAGCTAATGAACGGTTCGCTTCGTCTGATGGTCGTTCTGTCGGTGATCGCAGCCGAAGCGGGGACATCGTTGAGCGTGAGGTCATTCGAGGAATTGACTTCGGTCTCAATTTCTGATGATGGGCTAGTCTCGACGAGAATGCGCCCGAACTACAACTTGGTCACCGGGTATCCGACTAAAACCTCAGATTGGCAGCGTTCGTACTTCTATGTGAAGTCGAATAGGTCGGCGTTCGAGGATCCGCCGAGATCTAGCTGTCGTGTTCTTTGGAATGCGGAGATGG ttggTCATCCGAATCTTGCCACCTATCCCGAGGATTGGAGGGAGAGTGCCCGAACCGTCGCGTTGCAGAGGCAGGATCATTGGGAGAACTTTACTCGGGAAAAGATCCACAGATCTATCGATCGAATTGCCAACC AGGATTGGATCTCGGATTCACTCCCTCACATCAATCAGTCGACGACCAAGAGGTTGTCACTTTTCACTCGAGCCGAACAGAAAGAAATTAACCGAGCCAAATCCATGAAGCAATTGCCAGATCTTAGCCTCATTATGGCCGGGAAGATAGGTGCCAAGAGAGGTGCTTCTGGAAGCAAGGTTGGTCCTTCGGGGTCAGAGGTTGCTGATGTCGTTCCCGTTGCCGCCGAGCAAGCGCTCACTGGCGGCTCTTCCCCAAGAAAAaactcgaagaagaagaaaaaagatgcTGGGGCTCGGAAGGAGTCTAATGAGGAGGAGCAAACCGACGCAGGTGGCTCCTCCAAGAAGGGAGGCAAGAAAAGGAAGGCCGGGGATCTGCCTGCAGAAGACGctcccaagaagaagaagacgaagaagaaagaCTCCACTTTACCTCGACCATCCTCTGTTTGTGAGGAGGAACTTCAGGCTCTGGTTCCTGAAACTGTCCCCGAG CTGGTCAAGGGCGGTCCCGACCAGCTTCCTCCGGTGGGGGATCTCCTTTTTAAGGATGAGTACCAACACGCCGCTTGCTCGTCTGTAAAA AGTCATGGCGATTGGAATGTTCTCGTTGAGAAGTACGACTCAGCGCTGAAACGAGCCAGAGAGCAGGTCCGTGAGGGCGAAGAGGCTAGGAAGAAAACCGAGGAAGCTCTCCGAGCTACAGTACGAGATAAGGCCGATGCAATTACTCGGGAAAAGGCTCTCAGGAAAGCGTTCGACGAGACGAGGACAGCCGACGCAGCTGAGTTGCAAATGTGCAAGGAATCAATGAAGAACCTCGAGTTCGTGCTGGAGAGGTTGGGGAAGGAAAAGGCCGATCTGGAGAAGGTGAGGGCCGCGGAATCGCTGAAGCACACCGAGGAGATGAATAGACTTCGGAAATCTCGCAGGTACGAAGTCACACACGAGAGGATCCGTGTGATGATCGCTATGATTGCCAAAGCCGAAAAATGCTTTCATCGGATTTCTCTTCGTGAAGAGCAAAGGGACAAATATGATGAAGCTCGGTGCCTGCAAGGTCAAGCTTTCGGGACGAGGAGATGTCTCGAGCGAATCAAGGACTCGGGAACTGAAATCCCTCAGGAGATCATCGATACTTTCGCCGAGCAAGAGGAGCATTATAAGCGGGCAGCAACTCGTCTAGAGGTTAAGGAGATTCCAAAGGGAGATCTTCGCCTTTCTCCGCTAGTGTTGGAGTCTCGGTTCTTAATTGACGAGATTTGGCGGCAGATCGATCCGTTCGGGTCGAACGTTGATTTGATCGACTCTGAAGCCGCTAAAGCTCTCCGAACTCCCCGCGCCGATCGAGATCCTCGCTCCGAAGATCGAATGAAGGAACCTGCTCAAACCGCCGGATCTTCTACTCAGTGCGCTAATCAAGACGTTGATCTTGCGAAGCAGACGTCGGCTGGCGCGGTCATTCCGAAGGATGGAGCTGTGCCCACCATCGTTCTGACTGATTCTTCCGCGAAGGCGTCTAAAAATTTGAGTTCGTCGACATCTTCCTCTGAAGATCTTGAGAAGGAAGATGGCGTTTCTGCGGGTCGTCCGGAAGAGGTTCCCGCAGATCTGCCGATCCTAACATTTGGTCGCGTCTCGGGTCCCAGGGAGGGAGATAGCGCGGGCAGCAAGGATCCTCCTGTCGTCGATGGATGA